From a region of the Zingiber officinale cultivar Zhangliang chromosome 10B, Zo_v1.1, whole genome shotgun sequence genome:
- the LOC122029375 gene encoding lysine-specific histone demethylase 1 homolog 1-like isoform X2: MAEEKVVPSSHDVSPGVPPPLPPLPPLPASDLDTKAVILVSPLAALPPPSSSADVHPPTSSPAVGSLSGRKRRRRKKQFPEMVPTARLRTLRPPSTRSSSVIYSEKLIDEMIQMQINDSGPVRRGRGRPPSSSLRLARELDVEALTASAVGFPVDSLTEEEIEANVVPVLGGASQANYIVVRNHIIARWRSNPSMWITEAHSMEAIRSEHRVLVSAAYSFLLEHGFINFGLAPSIIAAPPKRLPTLPAPSVLIVGAGLAGLGAARHLLSFGFKVAIFEGRRRPGGRVYTKKMESSSTTPAVVAAADLGGSVLTGINGNPFGVLARQLGFPLHKIRDLCPLYLPDGRPVDTDIDKSLEKAFNQLLEKVCKFRHAIIDELKCMDASLGTALESFRKAYGIADSLEERMLLDWHLANLEYANAAPLSDLSMDHWDQDDPYEMGGDHCFIPGGNGRFIRALAEGIPIFYGRTVNRIQYGCDGVMVYAGGQIFRGDMALCTVPLGVLKKECIEFVPELPQEKQDAIKRLGFGLLNKVLMLFPHVFWDGELDTFGHLTEDSSNRGEFFLFYSYSSVAGGPLLVALVAGEAATKFERTSAQENVERVLEVIREIFLPKGIKVPKPLQVICTRWGSDKFTYGSYSYVAIGSSGDDYDILAESVGNGRVFFAGEATNRRYPATMHGALLSGFREAANIARAARKRSIFPVMNVVDVKEDMSNLDNFFQTPDLSFDGWVVSVSSIPFKFTRNLLPSVYRRF, encoded by the coding sequence ATGGCGGAGGAGAAAGTGGTTCCCTCTTCTCATGATGTATCTCCGGGtgttcctcctcctcttcctcctcttcctcctctccctgcTTCTGATCTCGATACTAAGGCCGTTATTCTCGTCTCTCCCCTCGCCGCCCTTCCCCCGCCTTCGTCCTCCGCCGATGTCCACCCTCCTACATCTTCTCCCGCTGTGGGTTCCTTATCCGGCCGGAAGCGCCGCCGCCGCAAGAAGCAGTTCCCGGAGATGGTCCCCACCGCTCGGCTCCGCACCCTCCGTCCCCCCTCCACTCGCTCCTCATCCGTGATCTACAGCGAGAAGCTCATCGACGAGATGATTCAGATGCAGATCAACGACTCCGGCCCCGTCCGGCGAGGCCGCGGCCGCCCACCGTCGTCCTCCCTCCGCCTTGCGCGCGAGCTCGATGTCGAGGCGCTGACTGCCAGTGCGGTCGGTTTCCCTGTCGATTCCCTCACCGAAGAGGAGATCGAGGCAAATGTGGTTCCTGTTCTTGGAGGGGCTTCGCAGGCTAACTACATCGTCGTCCGCAACCACATCATCGCCAGGTGGCGATCGAATCCCTCGATGTGGATCACGGAGGCTCACTCCATGGAGGCGATTCGATCAGAGCACCGAGTGCTCGTCTCTGCCGCCTACAGTTTCTTGTTAGAACATGGCTTCATCAACTTCGGCCTGGCCCCCTCTATCATCGCTGCCCCTCCAAAGCGCCTGCCAACCCTTCCCGCACCCTCCGTCCTGATAGTTGGCGCTGGCCTCGCTGGCTTGGGAGCCGCTCGCCACCTGCTTTCATTCGGCTTCAAGGTCGCTATCTTTGAGGGCCGCCGTCGCCCGGGGGGACGTGTCTACACCAAAAAGATGGAATCTTCCTCCACCACGCCGGCTGTCGTTGCAGCTGCTGATCTCGGTGGCAGCGTGCTCACTGGCATCAACGGCAATCCTTTCGGTGTTCTTGCTCGTCAGCTTGGCTTCCCACTCCACAAGATTCGCGACTTGTGTCCTCTGTACCTCCCTGATGGCCGACCAGTGGACACTGACATCGACAAGAGCCTTGAAAAAGCATTCAACCAGCTTCTTGAAAAGGTGTGCAAGTTCCGGCATGCCATTATTGATGAGCTCAAGTGCATGGATGCCTCCCTTGGGACTGCCCTAGAGTCCTTTCGCAAAGCTTATGGTATTGCTGATTCTTTGGAGGAAAGGATGTTACTTGATTGGCACCTTGCCAACCTCGAGTATGCCAATGCCGCCCCACTCTCAGACCTCTCCATGGACCACTGGGACCAAGATGACCCCTATGAGATGGGCGGTGATCACTGTTTCATTCCTGGTGGCAATGGGCGCTTCATTCGAGCTCTTGCAGAGGGCATTCCTATCTTCTATGGAAGGACAGTCAACCGAATCCAGTATGGATGTGATGGGGTGATGGTGTATGCTGGTGGGCAAATTTTTCGTGGTGACATGGCATTATGTACTGTTCCCTTGGGGGTTCTCAAGAAGGAATGCATTGAGTTTGTGCCTGAACTACCACAAGAGAAGCAAGATGCTATCAAAAGACTGGGTTTTGGATTACTTAATAAGGTTTTAATGTTGTTTCCCCATGTTTTTTGGGATGGTGAGCTTGATACTTTTGGGCACTTAACAGAGGATTCAAGTAATCGTGGTGAATTCTTTCTGTTCTATAGTTATTCCTCAGTTGCAGGAGGACCACTTCTCGTTGCCCTTGTTGCAGGGGAGGCTGCTACTAAATTTGAGAGAACATCTGCGCAGGAAAATGTTGAGAGGGTATTGGAAGTTATTAGGGAAATTTTTTTGCCCAAGGGGATCAAGGTCCCAAAGCCTCTTCAGGTGATATGCACTAGATGGGGTTCGGATAAGTTTACTTATGGATCATATTCTTATGTTGCTATTGGATCTTCTGGGGATGATTATGACATTTTGGCCGAGAGTGTGGGCAATGGAAGGGTATTCTTTGCTGGTGAGGCAACCAATAGGAGGTATCCCGCTACCATGCATGGAGCTTTGCTTAGTGGTTTCAGGGAAGCAGCTAATATAGCTAGGGCTGCTAGGAAGCGGTCAATATTTCCAGTCATGAATGTAGTGGATGTGAAAGAAGATATGTCAAATTTGGACAATTTCTTTCAAACACCGGACCTCTCTTTTG
- the LOC122029375 gene encoding lysine-specific histone demethylase 1 homolog 1-like isoform X3 encodes MAEEKVVPSSHDVSPGVPPPLPPLPPLPASDLDTKAVILVSPLAALPPPSSSADVHPPTSSPAVGSLSGRKRRRRKKQFPEMVPTARLRTLRPPSTRSSSVIYSEKLIDEMIQMQINDSGPVRRGRGRPPSSSLRLARELDVEALTASAVGFPVDSLTEEEIEANVVPVLGGASQANYIVVRNHIIARWRSNPSMWITEAHSMEAIRSEHRVLVSAAYSFLLEHGFINFGLAPSIIAAPPKRLPTLPAPSVLIVGAGLAGLGAARHLLSFGFKVAIFEGRRRPGGRVYTKKMESSSTTPAVVAAADLGGSVLTGINGNPFGVLARQLGFPLHKIRDLCPLYLPDGRPVDTDIDKSLEKAFNQLLEKVCKFRHAIIDELKCMDASLGTALESFRKAYGIADSLEERMLLDWHLANLEYANAAPLSDLSMDHWDQDDPYEMGGDHCFIPGGNGRFIRALAEGIPIFYGRTVNRIQYGCDGVMVYAGGQIFRGDMALCTVPLGVLKKECIEFVPELPQEKQDAIKRLGFGLLNKVLMLFPHVFWDGELDTFGHLTEDSSNRGEFFLFYSYSSVAGGPLLVALVAGEAATKFERTSAQENVERVLEVIREIFLPKGIKVPKPLQVICTRWGSDKFTYGSYSYVAIGSSGDDYDILAESVGNGRVFFAGEATNRRYPATMHGALLSGFREAANIARAARKRSIFPVMNVVDVKEDMSNLDNFFQTPDLSFVVIIIFGLPRGITSYASY; translated from the coding sequence ATGGCGGAGGAGAAAGTGGTTCCCTCTTCTCATGATGTATCTCCGGGtgttcctcctcctcttcctcctcttcctcctctccctgcTTCTGATCTCGATACTAAGGCCGTTATTCTCGTCTCTCCCCTCGCCGCCCTTCCCCCGCCTTCGTCCTCCGCCGATGTCCACCCTCCTACATCTTCTCCCGCTGTGGGTTCCTTATCCGGCCGGAAGCGCCGCCGCCGCAAGAAGCAGTTCCCGGAGATGGTCCCCACCGCTCGGCTCCGCACCCTCCGTCCCCCCTCCACTCGCTCCTCATCCGTGATCTACAGCGAGAAGCTCATCGACGAGATGATTCAGATGCAGATCAACGACTCCGGCCCCGTCCGGCGAGGCCGCGGCCGCCCACCGTCGTCCTCCCTCCGCCTTGCGCGCGAGCTCGATGTCGAGGCGCTGACTGCCAGTGCGGTCGGTTTCCCTGTCGATTCCCTCACCGAAGAGGAGATCGAGGCAAATGTGGTTCCTGTTCTTGGAGGGGCTTCGCAGGCTAACTACATCGTCGTCCGCAACCACATCATCGCCAGGTGGCGATCGAATCCCTCGATGTGGATCACGGAGGCTCACTCCATGGAGGCGATTCGATCAGAGCACCGAGTGCTCGTCTCTGCCGCCTACAGTTTCTTGTTAGAACATGGCTTCATCAACTTCGGCCTGGCCCCCTCTATCATCGCTGCCCCTCCAAAGCGCCTGCCAACCCTTCCCGCACCCTCCGTCCTGATAGTTGGCGCTGGCCTCGCTGGCTTGGGAGCCGCTCGCCACCTGCTTTCATTCGGCTTCAAGGTCGCTATCTTTGAGGGCCGCCGTCGCCCGGGGGGACGTGTCTACACCAAAAAGATGGAATCTTCCTCCACCACGCCGGCTGTCGTTGCAGCTGCTGATCTCGGTGGCAGCGTGCTCACTGGCATCAACGGCAATCCTTTCGGTGTTCTTGCTCGTCAGCTTGGCTTCCCACTCCACAAGATTCGCGACTTGTGTCCTCTGTACCTCCCTGATGGCCGACCAGTGGACACTGACATCGACAAGAGCCTTGAAAAAGCATTCAACCAGCTTCTTGAAAAGGTGTGCAAGTTCCGGCATGCCATTATTGATGAGCTCAAGTGCATGGATGCCTCCCTTGGGACTGCCCTAGAGTCCTTTCGCAAAGCTTATGGTATTGCTGATTCTTTGGAGGAAAGGATGTTACTTGATTGGCACCTTGCCAACCTCGAGTATGCCAATGCCGCCCCACTCTCAGACCTCTCCATGGACCACTGGGACCAAGATGACCCCTATGAGATGGGCGGTGATCACTGTTTCATTCCTGGTGGCAATGGGCGCTTCATTCGAGCTCTTGCAGAGGGCATTCCTATCTTCTATGGAAGGACAGTCAACCGAATCCAGTATGGATGTGATGGGGTGATGGTGTATGCTGGTGGGCAAATTTTTCGTGGTGACATGGCATTATGTACTGTTCCCTTGGGGGTTCTCAAGAAGGAATGCATTGAGTTTGTGCCTGAACTACCACAAGAGAAGCAAGATGCTATCAAAAGACTGGGTTTTGGATTACTTAATAAGGTTTTAATGTTGTTTCCCCATGTTTTTTGGGATGGTGAGCTTGATACTTTTGGGCACTTAACAGAGGATTCAAGTAATCGTGGTGAATTCTTTCTGTTCTATAGTTATTCCTCAGTTGCAGGAGGACCACTTCTCGTTGCCCTTGTTGCAGGGGAGGCTGCTACTAAATTTGAGAGAACATCTGCGCAGGAAAATGTTGAGAGGGTATTGGAAGTTATTAGGGAAATTTTTTTGCCCAAGGGGATCAAGGTCCCAAAGCCTCTTCAGGTGATATGCACTAGATGGGGTTCGGATAAGTTTACTTATGGATCATATTCTTATGTTGCTATTGGATCTTCTGGGGATGATTATGACATTTTGGCCGAGAGTGTGGGCAATGGAAGGGTATTCTTTGCTGGTGAGGCAACCAATAGGAGGTATCCCGCTACCATGCATGGAGCTTTGCTTAGTGGTTTCAGGGAAGCAGCTAATATAGCTAGGGCTGCTAGGAAGCGGTCAATATTTCCAGTCATGAATGTAGTGGATGTGAAAGAAGATATGTCAAATTTGGACAATTTCTTTCAAACACCGGACCTCTCTTTTG
- the LOC122029375 gene encoding lysine-specific histone demethylase 1 homolog 1-like isoform X1, which yields MAEEKVVPSSHDVSPGVPPPLPPLPPLPASDLDTKAVILVSPLAALPPPSSSADVHPPTSSPAVGSLSGRKRRRRKKQFPEMVPTARLRTLRPPSTRSSSVIYSEKLIDEMIQMQINDSGPVRRGRGRPPSSSLRLARELDVEALTASAVGFPVDSLTEEEIEANVVPVLGGASQANYIVVRNHIIARWRSNPSMWITEAHSMEAIRSEHRVLVSAAYSFLLEHGFINFGLAPSIIAAPPKRLPTLPAPSVLIVGAGLAGLGAARHLLSFGFKVAIFEGRRRPGGRVYTKKMESSSTTPAVVAAADLGGSVLTGINGNPFGVLARQLGFPLHKIRDLCPLYLPDGRPVDTDIDKSLEKAFNQLLEKVCKFRHAIIDELKCMDASLGTALESFRKAYGIADSLEERMLLDWHLANLEYANAAPLSDLSMDHWDQDDPYEMGGDHCFIPGGNGRFIRALAEGIPIFYGRTVNRIQYGCDGVMVYAGGQIFRGDMALCTVPLGVLKKECIEFVPELPQEKQDAIKRLGFGLLNKVLMLFPHVFWDGELDTFGHLTEDSSNRGEFFLFYSYSSVAGGPLLVALVAGEAATKFERTSAQENVERVLEVIREIFLPKGIKVPKPLQVICTRWGSDKFTYGSYSYVAIGSSGDDYDILAESVGNGRVFFAGEATNRRYPATMHGALLSGFREAANIARAARKRSIFPVMNVVDVKEDMSNLDNFFQTPDLSFGNFSVLYDPCSTGPDSISLVRVGIDNGSPFLYCLIPKKNVLEMAEIDGNDNRLNMFYQCFGTKLVASNDLGSVGESFVSRIRAARTTDIKT from the coding sequence ATGGCGGAGGAGAAAGTGGTTCCCTCTTCTCATGATGTATCTCCGGGtgttcctcctcctcttcctcctcttcctcctctccctgcTTCTGATCTCGATACTAAGGCCGTTATTCTCGTCTCTCCCCTCGCCGCCCTTCCCCCGCCTTCGTCCTCCGCCGATGTCCACCCTCCTACATCTTCTCCCGCTGTGGGTTCCTTATCCGGCCGGAAGCGCCGCCGCCGCAAGAAGCAGTTCCCGGAGATGGTCCCCACCGCTCGGCTCCGCACCCTCCGTCCCCCCTCCACTCGCTCCTCATCCGTGATCTACAGCGAGAAGCTCATCGACGAGATGATTCAGATGCAGATCAACGACTCCGGCCCCGTCCGGCGAGGCCGCGGCCGCCCACCGTCGTCCTCCCTCCGCCTTGCGCGCGAGCTCGATGTCGAGGCGCTGACTGCCAGTGCGGTCGGTTTCCCTGTCGATTCCCTCACCGAAGAGGAGATCGAGGCAAATGTGGTTCCTGTTCTTGGAGGGGCTTCGCAGGCTAACTACATCGTCGTCCGCAACCACATCATCGCCAGGTGGCGATCGAATCCCTCGATGTGGATCACGGAGGCTCACTCCATGGAGGCGATTCGATCAGAGCACCGAGTGCTCGTCTCTGCCGCCTACAGTTTCTTGTTAGAACATGGCTTCATCAACTTCGGCCTGGCCCCCTCTATCATCGCTGCCCCTCCAAAGCGCCTGCCAACCCTTCCCGCACCCTCCGTCCTGATAGTTGGCGCTGGCCTCGCTGGCTTGGGAGCCGCTCGCCACCTGCTTTCATTCGGCTTCAAGGTCGCTATCTTTGAGGGCCGCCGTCGCCCGGGGGGACGTGTCTACACCAAAAAGATGGAATCTTCCTCCACCACGCCGGCTGTCGTTGCAGCTGCTGATCTCGGTGGCAGCGTGCTCACTGGCATCAACGGCAATCCTTTCGGTGTTCTTGCTCGTCAGCTTGGCTTCCCACTCCACAAGATTCGCGACTTGTGTCCTCTGTACCTCCCTGATGGCCGACCAGTGGACACTGACATCGACAAGAGCCTTGAAAAAGCATTCAACCAGCTTCTTGAAAAGGTGTGCAAGTTCCGGCATGCCATTATTGATGAGCTCAAGTGCATGGATGCCTCCCTTGGGACTGCCCTAGAGTCCTTTCGCAAAGCTTATGGTATTGCTGATTCTTTGGAGGAAAGGATGTTACTTGATTGGCACCTTGCCAACCTCGAGTATGCCAATGCCGCCCCACTCTCAGACCTCTCCATGGACCACTGGGACCAAGATGACCCCTATGAGATGGGCGGTGATCACTGTTTCATTCCTGGTGGCAATGGGCGCTTCATTCGAGCTCTTGCAGAGGGCATTCCTATCTTCTATGGAAGGACAGTCAACCGAATCCAGTATGGATGTGATGGGGTGATGGTGTATGCTGGTGGGCAAATTTTTCGTGGTGACATGGCATTATGTACTGTTCCCTTGGGGGTTCTCAAGAAGGAATGCATTGAGTTTGTGCCTGAACTACCACAAGAGAAGCAAGATGCTATCAAAAGACTGGGTTTTGGATTACTTAATAAGGTTTTAATGTTGTTTCCCCATGTTTTTTGGGATGGTGAGCTTGATACTTTTGGGCACTTAACAGAGGATTCAAGTAATCGTGGTGAATTCTTTCTGTTCTATAGTTATTCCTCAGTTGCAGGAGGACCACTTCTCGTTGCCCTTGTTGCAGGGGAGGCTGCTACTAAATTTGAGAGAACATCTGCGCAGGAAAATGTTGAGAGGGTATTGGAAGTTATTAGGGAAATTTTTTTGCCCAAGGGGATCAAGGTCCCAAAGCCTCTTCAGGTGATATGCACTAGATGGGGTTCGGATAAGTTTACTTATGGATCATATTCTTATGTTGCTATTGGATCTTCTGGGGATGATTATGACATTTTGGCCGAGAGTGTGGGCAATGGAAGGGTATTCTTTGCTGGTGAGGCAACCAATAGGAGGTATCCCGCTACCATGCATGGAGCTTTGCTTAGTGGTTTCAGGGAAGCAGCTAATATAGCTAGGGCTGCTAGGAAGCGGTCAATATTTCCAGTCATGAATGTAGTGGATGTGAAAGAAGATATGTCAAATTTGGACAATTTCTTTCAAACACCGGACCTCTCTTTTGGTAATTTTTCTGTTCTTTATGATCCATGTTCTACAGGCCCTGACTCTATTTCATTGGTCCGAGTGGGAATCGACAATGGTTCTCCATTCCTTTATTGCTTGATTCCAAAGAAAAATGTTTTGGAAATGGCTGAAATTGATGGCAATGATAACCGACTGAACATGTTTTATCAATGCTTTGGCACAAAATTAGTTGCAAGTAATGACTTAGGCAGTGTTGGAGAGAGTTTTGTTTCCCGAATAAGAGCGGCAAGAACAACTGACATAAAAACTTGA